One region of Malania oleifera isolate guangnan ecotype guangnan chromosome 6, ASM2987363v1, whole genome shotgun sequence genomic DNA includes:
- the LOC131157996 gene encoding uncharacterized protein LOC131157996 isoform X4, whose translation MPLTIQSVPYQQHLRPFRRLVSVDKRERDMSERCLSKIISTIVPPPLNLSKEVALDLKQKLLPGMKELLSHGMKVQTMQAWRWFMRLLGSYAVRNRQLVNELLKIPEQTFSDHDPQVQIATQVAWEVLIDALIHSPVQVCGANAAVRNCVQQVATSVGNSSEIQVDMLSKSIKLIMTPLIGIMSSKCDLSVHSSCLNTWCYLLHKLDTCVNYPVVMENVVAPIFEAVFGMGPGSKSIWLWNLCLDMLGDCLLAKCRDVDFNQGSNHMSARTTLFGPPTSGYSWKNYPVKWLPWDLSRLDFYIKMVHIIHLKSVATIPSENRGMASDAALRIFRSILKGVKIDLKNPSTCYDEIMLCLNTLLRFIKEICEVTSEGTSLHHTSLQFVEAVTEELEPSVLGCPLYKVELDLECISSLQPINDTRHMKVQGINFIAHMDAVSPIVHLTVLYFSVLVKSFRAHKVDFVLQGVHRFTKLLVCSFNSLEPFHTVIDLMYRNMEYSWLEVWAVVAKAIEDYMDSVKDLRKLKAGSHSSSYSTVCLLLSYPFVVFTCPPKRLTSVKPTGSSDLSLASSPNKLELECVIEVWKSLYHSVNCSSQSVCSTGNSFPEDLSSVLNGFLDENISMLECGTETDSSNKNQYLDFPYQLGDAVLCVLEQILILKGSAGEKGNSSNSDSMRIVSIRYSLGLAARFMRLSHLSKNKWADLPAGLFAMSRVFSALARLVGCLHWKHDIISFVEILSCPLLPWLSQQEIQDENTAHQLQLLWTETLNCLKRSWPPINFDSSSLRTQASLLEKTLDHPNPSISKPTISFWNSTYGEQTNLDFPQNILHVLDKLSRSGRLQLCKRSPPSLENAPSRQEVIIAPHRCKVAATHNRSSKRVELMEDAANGVEVEDNGLKRKRKRKELTEHQKEVRRAQQGRERDGDGHGPGIRTYTTVDFSQGNDDSQGSQEIRDPESILEMLRRTC comes from the exons ATGCCCTTGACAATCCAATCAGTTCCCTATCAACAACATTTGAGGCCATTCAG AAGACTTGTCAGTGTTGATAAGAGGGAAAGAGATATGTCTGAAAGATGTCTGTCAAAGATTATCTCTACAATTGTTCCTCCCCCATTAAATCTATCCAAG GAAGTTGCCCtagatttaaagcaaaaattgCTTCCTGGGATGAAGGAACTACTAAGCCATGGTATGAAAGTTCAAACAATGCAAGCATGGAGGTGGTTTATGCGCTTACTAGGATCTTATGCTGTGAGGAATAGGCAATTGGTTAATGAATTGCTGAAAATTCCTGAGCAGACATTTTCTGATCATGACCCACAAGTCCAAATCGCCACACAG GTTGCCTGGGAAGTTCTAATTGATGCTCTCATTCACTCTCCAGTTCAAGTTTGTGGAGCCAATGCAGCTGTGAGGAATTGTGTTCAACAAGTGGCAACTTCTGTAGGAAATAGTAGTGAAATCCAAGTAGATATGTTATCAAAAAGCATAAAACTGATAATGACACCCCTAATAGGAATCATGTCCAGTAAATGTGATCTGTCTGTTCATTCATCTTGCCTGAACACATGGTGTTATCTTCTACATAAGCTTGACACTTGTGTCAACTACCCTGTGGTAATGGAAAATGTTGTGGCTCCCATATTTGAAGCAGTGTTTGGAATGGGGCCTGGTAGCAAGAGCATCTGGTTATGGAATCTCTGTCTTGACATGCTTGGTGATTGTCTATTAGCAAAATGTAGAGATGTTGACTTTAACCAGGGAAGCAATCATATGTCTGCTAGAACAACTCTGTTTGGACCTCCAACATCTGGCTACTCCTGGAAGAATTATCCTGTTAAATGGTTGCCATGGGATCTCAGTCGGTTAGATTTCTATATAAAGATGGTTCATATAATTCATCTGAAGTCAGTGGCAACTATCCCTAGTGAAAACAGAGGTATGGCATCTGATGCCGCGTTAAGGATATTTAGATCTATTTTGAAAGGAGtcaaaattgatttaaaaaatcCATCCACTTGTTATGATGAGATTATGCTGTGTTTGAATACACTACTAAGGTTCATCAAAGAAATATGTGAAGTGACTTCCGAAGGTACCAGTCTGCATCATACTTCCCTCCAATTTGTAGAGGCTGTCACAGAAGAATTAGAACCTTCTGTATTGGGATGCCCTCTTTACAAGGTGGAATTAGACCTCGAGTGTATTTCCAGTTTGCAACCAATTAATGACACTAGACACATGAAAGTACAAGGTATTAACTTTATTGCTCATATGGATGCGGTTTCTCCAATAGTTCATTTAACTGTACTCTACTTCTCTGTCTTGGTTAAGTCATTTAGGGCACACAAAGTGGACTTCGTTCTACAGGGAGTACATAGATTCACTAAACTTTTAGTTTGTTCCTTCAATTCTCTGGAACCATTCCACACAGTTATTGATTTGAtgtatagaaacatggaatacagcTGGTTAGAAGTATGGGCAGTAGTAGCAAAGGCTATTGAAGACTACATGGATAGTGTAAAGGATTTAAGAAAATTGAAAGCAGGGTCTCACAGCAGCAGTTATTCTACTGTATGCCTCTTGTTGTCCTACCCATTTGTTGTATTTACTTGTCCCCCAAAACGATTGACCTCAGTGAAGCCTACTGGCTCATCTGACCTATCTCTTGCTTCATCACCCAATAAGCTGGAGCTTGAATGTGTTATTGAGGTGTGGAAGTCACTCTATCATTCTGTTAATTGTTCCTCACAGTCAGTCTGTTCCACCGGAAACAGTTTTCCCGAGGATTTATCTTCAGTGTTGAATGGCTTTCTTGATGAAAATATTAGCATGCTTGAGTGTGGCACTGAGACTGATTCAAGTAATAAGAACCAGTATCTTGATTTCCCCTATCAGTTGGGTGATGCTGTGCTTTGTGTTTTGGAACAAATCCTGATTTTGAAAGGAAGCGCAGGAGAAAAAGGAAACAGCAGTAATAGCGACTCCATGAGAATTGTTAGCATTAGATATAGCTTGGGACTTGCTGCCAG ATTCATGCGTCTATCACATCTGTCGAAAAATAAATGGGCAGATCTACCAGCTGGTCTTTTTGCAATGTCAAG GGTATTTTCTGCTTTGGCACGACTTGTTGGCTGCCTTCACTGGAAGCATGATATCATTTCATTTGTTGAG ATATTATCCTGCCCACTGCTTCCATGGCTTTCTCAACAAGAAATTCAGGATGAAAACACAGCGCACCAACTTCAACTCTTGTGGACTGAAACTCTTAATTGCCTAAAGAGGAGCTGGCCGCCAATCAACTTTGATTCCTCATCACTAAGAACTCAAGCATCCCTCCTTGAAAAAACTCTTGATCATCCAAATCCCTCTATTTCAAAGCCTACCATCAGCTTTTGGAATTCCACATATGGTGAGCAAACCAATTTAGATTTTCCCCAAAACATTCTTCATGTCCTAGACAAGCTCTCGAGAAGTGGAAGACTACAACTCTGCAAGAGAAGCCCGCCATCCCTTGAAAATGCTCCTTCTAGACAAGAAGTCATCATTGCACCACATAGATGCAAAGTGGCTGCAACACATAACAGGAGTTCGAAAAGAGTAGAATTAATGGAGGATGCAGCAAATGGTGTTGAGGTCGAAGATAATGGtttgaaaaggaaaaggaaaaggaaggaGCTAACAGAGCATCAAAAGGAAGTGAGACGAGCACAGCAAGGAAGGGAAAGGGACGGTGACGGGCATGGTCCTGGTATCAGAACTTATACAACTGTAGACTTTTCTCAAGGGAATGATGACTCACAAGGAAGCCAGGAAATCCGAGATCCAGAGTCCATACTGGAGATGTTGAGAAGAACTTGCTAG